The following are from one region of the Staphylococcus schleiferi genome:
- a CDS encoding type I restriction endonuclease subunit R yields the protein MAYQSEFALENDVLKQLTQMGYEQLNIHTHDEMLQNFRAIINERHIEALNHQPLTDTEFDRLITDINGKSVFDSAVILRDKYVLKRDDETVVYLSFLDQNKWCQNKFQVTNQVSVKDTYKSRYDVTILINGLPLVQIELKRSGVAISEAFNQVERYRKQNFTGLFRYIQLFVISNKMETRYYANSDLTILKSHMFYWSNEKNERINHLKRFIEDFLEPCHLAKIISRYMIVNETDKILMALRPYQVYAVEKLIERALETNNNGFIWHTTGSGKTLTSFKASQILSQQEGIKKVIFLVDRKDLDSQTLAEFNKFQEDSVDLTDSTRKLLKQLGDATLPLIVTTIQKMAHAIKSNDPVMNQYEHDKVVFIIDECHRSQFGEMHRSVKQHFKNAQYFGFTGTPRFEENKSQDGRATADIFDKCLHHYLIKDAIRDGNVLGFSVDYARTFDPKKDLEEEYVSKINEKEVWMAEERISKITNHIIENYAKKTRNGHYTSMLTVQSIPMAIAYYEAFKKAKEAGKHNLNVTTIFTFQPNEDSNEQEDFVHSREMLDRVMVDYNAMFGTNFNTDYFDGFFSDVSKKMKKVIPGEKIDILIVVDMFLTGFDSKKLNTLYVDKNLKYHNLIQAYSRTNRVEKETKPYGNIVCYRDLKVETDQAIEIFSQTDNTDTVLSGSYEEYLADFKEILKQLFALVITPADVDQLEREDDQKEFVLIFRALASLLLKLKTFEEFEFTPEQLGISEQTFEDYKSKYLNLYEKVVKSNKEESEGVSILEDIDFKVEILRNDLINVQYIMNLIGQIELKDKVEQERNRKQIHQLLDRADDEQLRLKADLIRQFLDKVVPTLKEGTDVNEAYYQYEEAEKHKEIEAFAEDKAYPYQLLGHIIEEYEYSGSINKNTIDEGLKNQGGFLARTKTANKIKSFVMETAQKI from the coding sequence ATGGCATATCAAAGTGAATTTGCGTTAGAGAACGATGTATTAAAACAGTTAACTCAGATGGGGTATGAACAATTAAATATTCATACACACGATGAAATGTTACAAAATTTTAGAGCAATTATTAATGAGCGTCATATAGAAGCACTCAATCATCAACCATTAACAGATACTGAGTTTGATCGTTTAATTACAGATATTAATGGTAAATCTGTGTTTGATAGTGCAGTTATTTTAAGGGATAAGTATGTACTCAAACGAGACGATGAAACGGTTGTTTATTTAAGCTTCCTTGATCAAAATAAATGGTGTCAAAATAAATTTCAAGTTACAAATCAAGTGAGTGTGAAAGATACTTATAAAAGTCGATATGATGTGACAATTTTGATAAATGGTTTACCATTAGTTCAAATTGAACTTAAGCGCAGTGGTGTCGCTATTTCAGAAGCATTTAATCAGGTAGAACGTTACCGCAAACAAAACTTTACTGGCTTATTTAGATATATCCAACTGTTTGTGATTAGCAACAAGATGGAAACACGCTACTATGCGAATAGTGATTTAACGATATTGAAGAGTCATATGTTCTACTGGAGTAATGAAAAAAATGAAAGAATCAATCATTTGAAGCGTTTTATTGAGGACTTTTTAGAGCCGTGTCATCTCGCTAAAATAATCAGTCGCTATATGATTGTTAATGAGACTGATAAGATTCTTATGGCTTTACGTCCATATCAAGTGTATGCAGTTGAAAAATTGATAGAGCGTGCACTTGAAACTAATAACAATGGTTTTATTTGGCATACGACAGGAAGCGGAAAAACTTTAACCTCTTTTAAAGCGAGTCAAATCTTGTCGCAACAAGAAGGTATTAAGAAAGTCATCTTTTTAGTAGACCGAAAAGATTTAGACAGTCAAACGTTGGCTGAATTTAATAAATTCCAAGAAGATTCTGTTGACTTAACAGACAGCACGCGTAAATTGTTAAAGCAACTAGGGGATGCAACATTACCATTAATTGTGACAACCATCCAAAAGATGGCACATGCGATTAAATCGAATGACCCGGTTATGAATCAGTACGAGCACGACAAAGTCGTATTTATTATAGATGAATGTCACCGAAGTCAATTCGGTGAAATGCACCGCTCAGTTAAACAACATTTTAAAAATGCGCAATACTTTGGTTTTACTGGTACACCGCGTTTTGAGGAGAACAAGAGTCAAGATGGCCGTGCCACTGCCGACATCTTTGATAAATGTTTGCATCATTATTTAATTAAAGATGCGATAAGAGATGGTAATGTTCTTGGTTTCTCTGTAGATTATGCACGTACATTTGACCCTAAAAAAGACTTAGAAGAAGAATATGTTAGTAAAATCAATGAAAAAGAAGTTTGGATGGCGGAAGAAAGAATCAGTAAAATTACTAATCATATCATTGAAAACTATGCTAAAAAAACAAGAAATGGTCATTATACTTCTATGCTCACAGTACAAAGTATTCCGATGGCTATTGCCTATTATGAAGCTTTTAAAAAAGCAAAAGAAGCAGGTAAACATAATTTAAATGTCACAACCATTTTTACATTTCAACCTAATGAAGATTCAAATGAACAAGAAGATTTTGTACATTCAAGAGAAATGTTAGATCGCGTCATGGTAGACTATAATGCAATGTTTGGGACAAACTTTAACACGGATTATTTTGATGGCTTTTTCTCTGATGTCTCTAAAAAGATGAAGAAAGTGATACCTGGAGAAAAAATAGACATTCTTATCGTTGTTGACATGTTTTTAACAGGATTTGATAGTAAAAAATTGAATACGCTTTATGTTGATAAAAATCTAAAATATCACAATTTGATTCAAGCTTATTCAAGAACGAATCGTGTTGAAAAAGAAACAAAGCCTTATGGTAATATTGTTTGTTATCGTGACTTGAAAGTGGAAACAGATCAAGCGATAGAAATCTTTTCACAAACTGATAATACAGATACTGTACTCAGTGGCTCATATGAAGAATATCTAGCTGACTTTAAGGAAATATTGAAGCAATTATTTGCGCTGGTTATCACACCCGCTGATGTAGATCAGTTAGAGCGAGAAGATGACCAAAAAGAATTTGTATTGATATTTAGAGCTTTAGCAAGCTTATTGTTAAAATTAAAAACGTTTGAAGAGTTTGAATTTACACCAGAACAGTTGGGAATTAGCGAGCAAACCTTTGAAGATTATAAGAGTAAGTATTTAAACTTATATGAAAAAGTAGTGAAAAGTAATAAAGAAGAGTCTGAGGGTGTTTCTATCCTTGAGGATATTGATTTTAAAGTAGAAATTCTTAGAAATGATTTAATCAATGTACAATATATTATGAACTTAATTGGTCAGATTGAACTTAAGGATAAAGTTGAACAAGAACGTAATCGGAAACAAATTCACCAATTATTGGATCGTGCAGATGATGAACAATTACGTCTAAAAGCAGATTTAATCCGTCAATTTTTAGATAAAGTTGTGCCAACATTAAAAGAAGGTACAGATGTGAATGAAGCTTACTATCAATATGAAGAAGCTGAAAAGCATAAAGAAATTGAAGCATTTGCGGAAGATAAAGCATATCCGTATCAATTGTTAGGTCATATTATCGAAGAGTATGAATATAGTGGCAGTATTAATAAAAATACTATTGATGAAGGATTGAAGAACCAAGGTGGATTTTTAGCAAGAACGAAAACAGCGAATAAAATCAAAAGCTTTGTTATGGAAACAGCACAAAAAATATAG
- the ausB gene encoding aureusimine biosynthesis 4'-phosphopantetheinyl transferase AusB, with product MILIVNLEKMTTAITKQLAHKQYLFKRNHTKHHYKSNENQHCIGELLVHYGLKTMYQLDPLDWQFKFGAYGKPYIDTPQPVFISLSYSGKYVACAFDQSEIGLDIENLSTIEWQRLKMQFTNEEAQWIDNETQFYMIWTQKEAYAKLTGKGLSEGVATNNVLEPLYFHGQPVAFQTQIKDILMIQLCQAAPCTQTPMIEVDVATLLK from the coding sequence ATGATATTAATTGTTAATTTAGAAAAGATGACCACAGCCATAACGAAACAACTTGCGCATAAACAATATCTGTTTAAAAGAAATCATACGAAACACCACTATAAAAGTAATGAAAATCAGCACTGTATTGGTGAACTACTCGTGCATTACGGGTTAAAAACGATGTATCAGCTCGACCCTTTAGATTGGCAGTTTAAATTTGGTGCCTATGGTAAACCTTACATTGACACACCGCAGCCGGTATTTATCAGTTTGTCGTATAGTGGTAAGTATGTCGCTTGTGCATTTGACCAAAGTGAGATTGGCTTAGATATTGAAAACCTCAGTACAATTGAATGGCAACGATTGAAAATGCAATTTACAAATGAAGAAGCACAATGGATTGATAATGAAACACAATTTTATATGATTTGGACGCAAAAAGAAGCTTATGCCAAGTTGACAGGGAAAGGCCTATCAGAAGGTGTTGCAACAAATAATGTATTAGAACCCCTTTATTTTCACGGACAACCTGTCGCATTTCAAACACAGATTAAAGATATTTTGATGATCCAACTTTGCCAAGCAGCGCCCTGTACACAAACGCCAATGATTGAAGTCGATGTTGCGACATTACTGAAATAA
- a CDS encoding restriction endonuclease subunit S, translated as MSAIKPLIRYHSGTIINRLTPVADALGTPIMIYDQNMMDEDLGKYTRHPTQPKMITLEEGHNAKCIEAGQIVFNMITGECVIVSSKYSGAILPYNYTHIEVDRDRVYPRYLVYWLNYSPKALKQIKLYQQGGSMIKKITHKQLQALEIPLPCMHQQELIGNLAHSRVRLKYLKAKREHLMDTYLRAILFREEH; from the coding sequence ATGAGTGCAATCAAACCGTTAATCCGATATCACAGTGGGACGATTATCAATCGCTTAACCCCCGTTGCAGATGCACTTGGCACGCCGATAATGATTTATGACCAAAACATGATGGACGAGGATTTAGGTAAATATACCCGGCATCCAACTCAGCCCAAAATGATAACTTTGGAAGAAGGGCACAATGCGAAATGTATTGAAGCAGGACAGATCGTTTTCAATATGATTACTGGAGAATGTGTCATTGTAAGTTCTAAGTATTCAGGGGCAATCTTACCGTATAACTATACACATATTGAAGTAGATAGAGATAGAGTTTATCCACGCTATCTTGTGTATTGGTTAAACTACTCACCGAAAGCATTAAAACAAATCAAGCTTTATCAACAAGGTGGAAGCATGATTAAAAAAATTACGCATAAGCAGTTACAAGCATTAGAAATACCGTTGCCTTGTATGCACCAGCAAGAATTAATAGGAAACTTAGCACATAGCAGAGTGAGATTAAAATACTTAAAAGCTAAAAGAGAACATCTGATGGATACTTATTTAAGAGCGATTTTATTTAGGGAGGAACATTAA
- a CDS encoding N-acetylmuramoyl-L-alanine amidase, with product MLKMLSALSTSLTLLLMPMVFAPTTYARSLFSRPLPSSTVAQTAPKMMLMNHDENDSPHQDATENKTPATESAHQDQQNRTLPPFYYPNVNEYIIEHHLPHSKIVKDPRMNTLPHLNYKYGTYIGVVIHEVGEDNRTLQQWVDRMYATYERAFVHAFVDNKEIHLTAPSEYYVWGAGKQANPYFYQIEVVRMYTFDDFARSVNNQAWLAAYMLKQNHLTPTLADDQEGVGSVISHNAVRKYWGGTTHVDPIAYYAIWGYDMHQFFDLVKYHYNHM from the coding sequence ATGCTGAAAATGCTCTCTGCGTTATCGACGTCTCTCACATTGTTGCTCATGCCAATGGTTTTTGCTCCTACGACTTATGCCAGAAGTTTGTTTTCCAGACCGTTACCTTCTTCTACCGTTGCTCAAACTGCACCTAAAATGATGTTAATGAATCACGATGAGAATGACAGTCCGCATCAAGATGCAACTGAAAACAAAACACCCGCAACTGAAAGTGCTCATCAAGATCAACAGAATCGCACCTTGCCTCCTTTTTATTACCCTAATGTTAATGAATATATAATAGAACATCATCTGCCTCACTCAAAAATTGTAAAAGATCCAAGAATGAATACTTTACCACATCTCAATTACAAATATGGAACTTATATCGGTGTTGTGATTCACGAAGTGGGTGAAGATAACCGGACACTTCAACAATGGGTCGATCGAATGTACGCTACATATGAAAGAGCGTTTGTACATGCCTTTGTAGACAATAAAGAAATTCATCTCACTGCACCATCAGAATATTACGTTTGGGGTGCAGGCAAACAAGCTAACCCGTATTTTTACCAAATCGAAGTTGTCAGAATGTATACTTTTGATGATTTTGCAAGATCGGTCAATAACCAAGCGTGGCTCGCAGCGTATATGTTAAAACAAAATCATTTAACACCAACACTCGCTGACGATCAAGAAGGCGTGGGCTCCGTCATTAGTCACAATGCAGTTCGAAAATATTGGGGCGGTACAACACACGTTGACCCAATAGCATATTATGCAATATGGGGATATGATATGCATCAATTCTTTGATTTGGTGAAGTATCATTATAATCATATGTAA